One stretch of Streptomyces hygroscopicus DNA includes these proteins:
- a CDS encoding amidohydrolase, whose product MLCTRLTNARFLTMDPDRPVAHDLGLWRGRIVGLDDAVTSLPAREVIDLQGATVLPGFIDPHVHLAWTGFKQKTPSIAGCTRIDEVLAVVEEAITRKSSPGAWVSIAGYDQRALGRHLTAAELDRVSHGRKVFMMHDSGHGCMVNSAVLDLLPADTPHDNGFLAEGAMGAARALRLPHSQAELAEAIARAARTCLAEGVTACAEAGIGGALFGHSPVELGAYQLARESGLLPLRVQLMVSADRLRPAGAHEADGIPRALDLGLRTGFGDDRLSVGALKIYTDGGMMARTAALSSPYEGLDHTGELQDDPQVLADTIVDGHLAGWQLAVHAIGDRAADVALDALERAQRLRPRPDARHRIEHAGLIRPDQLPRFARLGISAVVQPNFLRYFGDDYAAIMGEERAPWLYRGRAFLDHGIPLVGSSDRPVTDGSPLRAIQFMVERTSESGQVIGPDEGITLDEALRAYTVAGAVACHWEDSLGSLTPGKLADLVVLGDDPRRVDTSRIGDIEVVATYVDGRETGIRTG is encoded by the coding sequence ATGCTCTGCACCAGACTGACGAACGCCCGCTTTCTCACCATGGACCCGGACCGCCCCGTCGCCCACGACCTGGGCCTGTGGCGGGGCCGGATCGTGGGCCTGGACGACGCCGTGACCTCCCTGCCCGCCCGCGAGGTGATCGACCTGCAGGGAGCCACCGTGCTGCCCGGGTTCATCGACCCCCATGTGCACCTGGCCTGGACCGGTTTCAAGCAGAAGACCCCGAGCATCGCGGGGTGCACGCGGATCGACGAGGTGCTCGCCGTCGTGGAGGAGGCCATCACCCGGAAGAGCTCGCCCGGCGCCTGGGTGAGCATCGCCGGCTACGACCAGCGGGCCCTGGGACGCCATCTGACCGCCGCCGAACTGGACAGGGTCAGCCACGGGCGCAAGGTGTTCATGATGCACGACTCCGGGCACGGCTGCATGGTCAACTCCGCCGTCCTCGACCTGCTTCCCGCCGACACCCCGCACGACAACGGCTTCCTCGCCGAGGGCGCCATGGGCGCCGCCCGCGCTCTGCGCCTCCCGCACTCTCAAGCGGAGCTGGCCGAGGCGATCGCCCGCGCCGCCCGCACCTGCCTGGCCGAGGGCGTCACCGCCTGCGCCGAGGCAGGCATCGGCGGCGCACTCTTCGGCCACAGCCCGGTCGAGCTGGGCGCCTACCAACTCGCCCGCGAATCGGGCCTGTTGCCGCTGCGCGTACAGCTCATGGTCTCCGCCGACCGGCTGCGCCCGGCCGGCGCACATGAAGCCGACGGCATTCCCCGGGCGCTCGACCTCGGCCTGCGCACCGGATTCGGCGACGACCGGCTCTCCGTGGGCGCGCTGAAGATCTACACCGACGGCGGCATGATGGCCCGGACCGCCGCGCTCAGCAGCCCGTACGAAGGGCTGGATCACACGGGTGAGCTGCAGGACGACCCGCAGGTGCTCGCGGACACGATCGTGGACGGCCACCTGGCCGGGTGGCAGCTCGCCGTTCACGCGATCGGCGACCGCGCCGCCGACGTCGCCCTGGACGCCCTGGAGCGGGCCCAGCGCCTCCGGCCGCGCCCCGACGCCCGGCACCGCATCGAGCACGCCGGACTGATCCGCCCCGACCAGCTTCCGCGCTTCGCGCGGCTCGGCATCAGCGCCGTCGTCCAGCCCAACTTCCTGCGCTACTTCGGCGACGACTATGCGGCGATCATGGGCGAGGAACGAGCCCCGTGGCTCTACCGCGGCAGGGCCTTCCTGGACCACGGCATCCCCCTCGTCGGCAGCTCCGACCGCCCCGTCACGGACGGATCTCCGCTGCGGGCCATCCAGTTCATGGTCGAGCGCACCTCCGAGTCCGGCCAGGTGATCGGCCCGGACGAGGGCATCACCCTCGACGAGGCACTGCGGGCCTACACGGTCGCGGGTGCCGTCGCCTGCCACTGGGAGGACAGCCTGGGAAGCCTCACCCCGGGCAAGCTCGCCGACCTCGTCGTGCTCGGGGACGACCCCCGCCGGGTCGACACCTCGCGCATCGGGGACATCGAGGTGGTGGCCACGTACGTCGACGGCCGGGAGACCGGGATCCGCACCGGATGA
- a CDS encoding amino acid acetyltransferase, producing the protein MKHAEVLTDRVLRPWNRGRKALITATPCPAPLPHARLAPTSRVRGARPEDAAALAELSRPFVGSGALRERPVTLYATRAADFLVAEALDGTVEGCVGLRPHPADPGKGRGPAGVVYNFCVSGPSQGSGVGARLLRAVLARARAQSLGALFTATTGGGGLFLRYGFAPTTVRLAPSRWVESLDPRRDARILARTL; encoded by the coding sequence ATGAAGCACGCCGAGGTGCTCACCGACCGGGTCCTCCGACCGTGGAACCGAGGAAGGAAAGCCTTGATCACGGCTACGCCATGTCCTGCCCCGCTGCCGCACGCCCGCCTCGCGCCGACGTCCCGCGTGCGCGGCGCCCGTCCGGAGGACGCCGCGGCACTCGCCGAGCTGTCCCGGCCCTTCGTGGGTTCGGGGGCGCTGCGGGAGCGGCCCGTCACGCTCTACGCGACCCGTGCGGCCGACTTCCTCGTGGCGGAGGCCCTGGATGGCACCGTCGAGGGCTGCGTGGGCCTGCGCCCGCACCCCGCCGACCCGGGGAAGGGCCGTGGGCCCGCGGGCGTGGTGTACAACTTCTGCGTGTCCGGGCCGAGTCAGGGAAGCGGTGTGGGGGCCCGGCTGCTGCGCGCCGTGCTGGCCAGGGCGCGCGCTCAGTCGCTCGGTGCCCTGTTCACGGCGACGACCGGCGGTGGCGGCCTGTTCCTCCGGTACGGATTCGCGCCCACGACGGTGCGCCTGGCGCCTTCACGCTGGGTGGAGTCGCTGGACCCCCGGCGCGATGCGCGCATCCTCGCAAGGACCTTGTGA
- a CDS encoding Beta-ketoacyl synthase, which translates to MSETTAAAVTEALRDSIREVQRLRRKNHDLTAAAREPLAIVGMSCRYPGGVRSPEDLWELVERGGDAVTGFPVDRGWRLTELFDPDPAHPGTSYCGQGGFLHDAGGFDAEFFGIGPREALAMDPQQRLLLEASWEALERAGLVPGTLRGSRTGVFAGVMYHDYGPPLEHTAGAVDGHRLTGTTASVLSGRVAYTLGFEGPAVTVDTACSSSMVAMHLAAQSLRSGECSLALAAGVTVMATPGTFVEFSRQRALSPDGRCKSFAAAADGTGWSEGVGVLVLERLSDARRHGHRVLALIRSTAVNQDGASSGLTAPNGPSQERVIRAALAGAGLSPADVHALEAHGTGTRLGDPIEAQAVLATYGQDRQHPLLLGSLKSNIGHTQAAAGVGGVIKMVMALQHEQLPRTLHIDRPSPLVDWDSGAVRLLTDPAPWPDTQGPRRAAVSSFGISGTNAHAIIEQAPVAEPAAPTPATAPLTLTSVPLVVSGRTPEALRAQSGRLSTALTDDADLATVGASLALARSAFEHRAVLLGRSAQELRTGLDALARDEPASTTTRATAGPRKVVFVFPGQGPQWAGMAVDLLKTSPVFAQAMADCERALTPHVDFALTDVVRSGEFERTEVLQPVLFAVMVSLAALWKSVGVVPDAVIGHSQGEMAAAVVAGAMSLEDAARAVALRSKAIAEGLSGRGGMLSVNLPLEEVRSRLEGFERVSVAALNGPTSTVVAGDLPALARLESALSEEGIWSRRVPIDYPSHSAHVEPIRERVEQLLAPVRPAATSTAFMSTVTGDWIDTAELTGEYWYRNLRRPIQFEPATRALLAAGFDTFVECSPHPVLLVGIQETIDDVGAGAAVQGTLRRGQDESDCFLGSLSALHAHGVAVDWASVFAGAGAGHGHLDLPTYPFQHRHYWLPSGSPADVRTAGMTAVDHPLLGAAVRLADHGDTVFTGVLSVGAQPWLADPAGTHAALLELAVHAAAEAGFDRVEVLRQVDPPRLPDSGVLRVQVRVGADGAIDVFSQPDEETPWTRNATASAGVASPDTGAGLTQWPPADAEAVSPPEGSSPLLARVWRAGGELFAEAGLERESEAEPYGLHPELVGAALSLVAAGDETPVLWHGVRPHAVGAAAVRVHLLPLGEHTYAMRITDGAGQPVYTVESVTLAAVDTARVRHHAPLHRLEWTVTQPPFAEAGRWALDGADEHGLRAVHPGIQQSPTADGQADVVLAAFGPGHEGADIAARASEATSRALHLLQSWLAEEHPADARLAFLTRRAVYGSTELRDTVQAAVWGLVRTAQTEHPDQFVLVDLDGTEASSRALPGALASGEPQIVLTEGSARVPRLVTTPTVAGTPRALTGTALITGGTGALGSLVARHLVAEHGVRHLLLTSRRGEAAEGAARLRAELESMGAEVTIAACDAADRDALAALLAAIPADRPLTAVVHAAGIVDDAVITSMTDDQVARVHRPKVRAAVNLHELSRGADLQVFALFSSYSGLVGNAGQGAYAAANAFLDALAQTRRAQGLPGVSMAWGLWDDRGGVTAHLDEDDLARLARAGIDPLTADHGLALFDSALRADHPVTAPVRLNLSVLRAQAGAGTLPALLRGLVRAPARRASGTAAQQPSALAERLRERPESERPRLLLDVVRDEVLTVLGHTESGAPDMTRPFRDLGFDSLGAVELRNRLGARTGLKLPTTVVFDHPSPAALADYLLAELLGVAPESVERQTAVAATGDPIAIVSMACRFPGGVSSPEDLWQVLEEGRDVLSPFPDNRGWDLERLYDDDPDRAGTSYARTGGFLHDADRFDAAFFGISPREALGMDPQQRLVLESGWELFERAGIDPAAQRGTRCGVFMGTNGQDYGTGTDTGALDAEGYLLTGTAASVLSGRLSYTLGFEGPAVTVDTACSSALVALDAAAKALRARECSLAVAGGVTVMSTPNAFVEFSRQRGLAPDGRCKAFAAAADGTGWSEGIGLLLLERLSDARKNGHQVLAVVRGAAVNQDGASNGLTAPNGTAQQRVIRQALADARLAPSEVDVVEAHGTGTALGDPIEAGALLATYGQDREQPLLLGSVKSNLGHTQAAAGAAGVIKAVLAMRHGVVPGTLNVDEPTPHVDWSAGGVSLVTEPTPWPSADRPRRVGVSSFGISGTNAHTILEQAPAEPVPPTTPPTVSTPVVPWVLSARGAASLRAQAARLHSWLTDRPDQDHGPADVAWSLATGRSLMGHRAVLVGGSREDLLAELGHLAGGELTDGVGQARPQRLAMVFSGQGSQRPGMGRGLYRAFPRYAAAFDAVCAEFDRHLALPLRHVVLGADDEALNDEVLDDEVLDRTEYTQPALFAMETALFRLMEHWGVAPDLLLGHSIGELTAAHVAGVLSLPDACALVAARGRLMQAQPAIGAMAAIEASEEEIRADLGTGVELAAVNGPSAVVISGDADEVDRVREHWRSAGRRTSRLQVSHAFHSAHLDGMLDEFRTVAESVRYRAPAVPVVSNLTGTVASDEELCSPEYWVRHARGCVRFADGVRAAEADGVTAILELGPDSVAAGMAEDSLSDPASTLVVPALRRHRGEVSALTGALADLSVRGVAVSWSSVLAGRGGRRVDLPTYAFQRERYWPARDAVRKPADAATTEYTTDVVEPHDGQSDDVPQPSLTERLAPLTRPERVGLLLTVVRQDIAKVLGHRTVAEVEPTVSFAEMGMDSLAAVRLRNVLARRTSTELPTAMMFDHPSAEALAEYLATVVLPDDRQQVDAVFRRLDDVESALPAVRADRAARSRLAARLRSLSSRLDDSGELDEVDGVPDDELFRLIDEELEL; encoded by the coding sequence ATGAGCGAAACAACCGCCGCCGCGGTCACCGAGGCGCTGCGCGACAGCATCCGTGAGGTCCAGCGGTTGCGCAGGAAGAACCACGACCTCACCGCCGCCGCGCGCGAGCCCTTGGCGATCGTGGGAATGAGCTGCCGCTACCCCGGTGGCGTCCGCTCGCCCGAGGACCTGTGGGAGCTGGTCGAGCGAGGCGGCGACGCCGTCACCGGGTTCCCGGTCGACCGGGGCTGGCGGTTGACCGAGCTCTTCGACCCGGACCCGGCGCACCCCGGAACGTCCTACTGCGGCCAGGGCGGGTTCCTGCACGACGCGGGCGGGTTCGACGCCGAGTTCTTCGGCATCGGCCCGCGCGAGGCACTGGCCATGGATCCGCAGCAGCGGCTGCTGCTGGAGGCGTCCTGGGAGGCCCTGGAACGCGCCGGACTCGTACCGGGCACCCTGCGCGGCAGCCGCACCGGAGTCTTCGCCGGAGTGATGTACCACGACTACGGGCCGCCGCTGGAACACACCGCGGGCGCGGTCGACGGGCACCGGCTGACCGGCACCACCGCCAGCGTGCTGTCCGGCCGCGTCGCCTACACCCTCGGGTTCGAGGGGCCGGCGGTCACCGTGGACACGGCCTGCTCCTCGTCGATGGTGGCGATGCACCTGGCCGCGCAGTCATTGCGCAGCGGTGAGTGTTCGCTGGCGCTGGCCGCAGGTGTCACCGTCATGGCCACACCCGGCACCTTCGTGGAGTTCTCCCGGCAGCGGGCGCTGTCCCCGGACGGCCGGTGCAAGTCCTTCGCCGCGGCGGCCGACGGCACGGGCTGGTCCGAGGGGGTCGGGGTACTCGTACTGGAGCGGCTGTCGGACGCGCGTCGCCACGGCCACCGGGTACTGGCCCTGATCCGGTCGACGGCGGTCAACCAGGACGGCGCGAGCAGCGGGCTCACCGCTCCCAACGGTCCGTCGCAGGAGCGTGTGATCCGCGCCGCGCTGGCGGGCGCCGGCCTGTCCCCGGCCGATGTGCACGCCCTCGAGGCACACGGCACCGGCACCAGGCTGGGCGACCCCATCGAGGCCCAGGCCGTGCTGGCCACCTATGGACAGGACCGCCAACATCCCCTGCTGCTCGGCTCGTTGAAGTCCAACATCGGCCACACCCAGGCCGCGGCCGGGGTCGGTGGCGTCATCAAGATGGTGATGGCCCTCCAGCACGAGCAACTCCCGAGAACCCTGCACATCGACCGGCCCTCACCGCTGGTGGACTGGGACAGTGGCGCGGTCCGGCTGCTCACCGACCCCGCGCCCTGGCCGGACACCCAGGGCCCGCGCCGCGCCGCGGTGTCCTCGTTCGGTATCAGCGGCACCAACGCCCACGCCATCATCGAACAGGCACCCGTGGCCGAACCGGCGGCGCCTACGCCGGCCACGGCGCCGCTGACCCTGACCAGCGTGCCGCTGGTGGTGTCCGGACGCACCCCCGAGGCACTGAGGGCGCAGTCCGGCCGGCTGTCGACCGCGCTGACCGATGACGCCGACCTCGCCACGGTAGGTGCCTCGCTCGCCCTCGCCAGGTCCGCGTTCGAGCACCGCGCCGTGCTTCTCGGCCGGTCGGCCCAGGAGCTCCGTACGGGGCTGGACGCACTGGCCCGCGACGAGCCCGCCTCGACGACCACGCGCGCCACTGCAGGCCCCCGCAAGGTCGTGTTCGTCTTCCCGGGACAGGGCCCGCAGTGGGCGGGGATGGCGGTGGACCTGCTGAAGACCTCGCCGGTCTTCGCCCAGGCGATGGCCGACTGCGAACGCGCCCTGACCCCTCATGTGGACTTCGCGCTCACCGACGTGGTGCGTTCCGGGGAGTTCGAGCGGACCGAGGTCCTGCAGCCGGTTCTGTTCGCGGTGATGGTCTCGCTGGCGGCGCTGTGGAAGTCCGTCGGGGTGGTGCCGGACGCGGTGATCGGCCACTCGCAGGGCGAAATGGCCGCGGCGGTCGTCGCGGGCGCGATGTCCCTGGAGGACGCCGCCCGCGCGGTCGCGCTGCGCAGCAAGGCCATCGCCGAGGGCCTGTCCGGCCGCGGCGGCATGCTCTCGGTCAACCTGCCCCTGGAGGAGGTCCGGTCCCGCCTGGAGGGCTTCGAGCGGGTGAGCGTGGCCGCGCTCAACGGCCCCACCTCCACCGTGGTCGCGGGCGATCTCCCCGCGCTCGCCCGGCTGGAGTCCGCGCTGTCGGAGGAGGGCATCTGGTCGCGGCGGGTGCCCATCGACTACCCGTCCCACTCCGCCCACGTCGAGCCGATCCGGGAGCGTGTGGAGCAGTTGCTGGCCCCGGTCCGGCCGGCCGCCACGTCGACGGCGTTCATGTCCACCGTGACCGGCGACTGGATCGACACGGCCGAGCTGACCGGTGAGTACTGGTACCGCAACCTTCGCAGGCCCATCCAGTTCGAGCCGGCCACCCGGGCACTGCTGGCCGCCGGCTTCGACACCTTCGTGGAGTGCAGCCCGCACCCGGTGCTGCTGGTCGGCATCCAGGAGACCATCGACGACGTGGGCGCCGGGGCGGCGGTTCAGGGCACCCTCCGGCGGGGGCAGGACGAGTCCGACTGCTTCCTCGGCTCGCTGTCCGCCCTGCACGCACACGGCGTCGCGGTCGACTGGGCGAGCGTGTTCGCCGGGGCCGGGGCGGGACACGGCCACCTCGACCTGCCGACGTACCCCTTCCAGCACCGCCACTACTGGCTGCCGAGCGGCAGCCCGGCGGATGTGCGGACCGCGGGCATGACGGCCGTGGACCACCCGCTGCTGGGCGCCGCGGTGCGCTTGGCGGACCACGGTGACACCGTGTTCACCGGTGTGCTGTCCGTCGGTGCGCAGCCATGGCTGGCCGACCCCGCCGGGACGCATGCCGCACTGCTGGAACTGGCGGTGCACGCCGCGGCCGAGGCCGGTTTCGACCGTGTCGAGGTCCTGCGTCAGGTGGACCCGCCACGGCTGCCCGACTCCGGCGTCCTCCGTGTCCAGGTGCGCGTCGGCGCCGACGGTGCCATCGACGTGTTCTCGCAGCCGGACGAGGAGACACCGTGGACCCGCAACGCGACGGCGAGCGCCGGCGTCGCATCCCCGGACACCGGGGCCGGTCTCACGCAGTGGCCACCGGCCGACGCCGAAGCGGTGAGCCCGCCGGAGGGCTCATCCCCCCTGCTGGCGCGGGTCTGGCGCGCCGGTGGAGAGTTGTTCGCGGAGGCCGGCCTGGAGCGGGAGAGCGAGGCGGAGCCGTACGGTCTGCATCCGGAGCTGGTCGGCGCGGCGCTGAGCCTGGTGGCCGCCGGGGACGAGACACCCGTCCTGTGGCACGGCGTGCGCCCGCACGCCGTCGGTGCCGCAGCGGTCCGCGTCCATCTGCTGCCGCTCGGCGAGCACACCTACGCGATGCGGATCACGGACGGTGCCGGTCAGCCCGTGTACACCGTCGAGTCCGTGACCCTCGCGGCGGTGGACACCGCGCGGGTCCGGCACCACGCGCCACTCCACCGACTGGAGTGGACGGTCACACAGCCGCCCTTCGCGGAAGCGGGCCGGTGGGCCCTGGACGGTGCGGACGAGCACGGGCTTCGCGCCGTCCACCCCGGCATCCAGCAGTCGCCCACGGCGGACGGGCAGGCGGACGTGGTGCTCGCCGCCTTCGGCCCCGGCCACGAAGGGGCGGACATCGCCGCCCGGGCAAGCGAGGCCACCTCGCGGGCGCTGCACCTTCTCCAGTCCTGGCTCGCCGAGGAACACCCCGCCGACGCGCGGTTGGCATTCCTCACGCGCCGGGCCGTGTACGGCAGCACCGAGCTTCGCGACACCGTCCAGGCCGCGGTGTGGGGCCTGGTGCGCACCGCGCAGACCGAGCACCCGGACCAGTTCGTCCTCGTCGACCTCGACGGCACCGAGGCGTCCTCGCGCGCACTGCCGGGCGCACTCGCCTCAGGCGAGCCGCAGATCGTCCTCACCGAGGGAAGCGCCCGCGTACCCCGGCTCGTCACCACGCCCACCGTGGCCGGCACGCCGCGGGCCCTCACCGGAACAGCGCTGATCACCGGCGGGACCGGCGCGCTGGGATCACTCGTCGCACGACACCTCGTCGCCGAGCACGGGGTACGGCACCTGCTGCTCACCAGCCGTCGTGGTGAGGCCGCCGAGGGCGCCGCCCGACTCCGTGCCGAGCTGGAGTCCATGGGGGCCGAGGTCACCATCGCGGCCTGCGACGCCGCCGACCGCGACGCACTCGCCGCACTGCTCGCCGCCATCCCCGCCGACCGGCCGCTGACGGCCGTCGTGCACGCGGCCGGAATCGTCGACGACGCCGTGATCACGTCGATGACGGACGATCAGGTGGCACGGGTGCACCGCCCGAAGGTGCGGGCCGCGGTCAACCTCCACGAACTCAGCCGGGGCGCCGACCTCCAGGTCTTCGCACTGTTCTCCTCGTACTCCGGACTCGTGGGCAACGCCGGACAGGGCGCCTACGCGGCGGCCAACGCCTTCCTCGACGCCCTCGCACAGACCCGGCGCGCACAGGGCCTTCCGGGCGTGTCGATGGCCTGGGGCCTGTGGGACGACCGCGGCGGGGTGACCGCCCACCTCGACGAGGACGACCTCGCGCGACTCGCCCGCGCGGGGATCGACCCGCTGACCGCGGACCACGGACTGGCCCTGTTCGACAGCGCACTGCGCGCCGATCACCCGGTGACGGCACCGGTGCGGCTGAACCTCTCCGTGCTGCGCGCACAGGCCGGCGCCGGCACCCTGCCCGCCCTGCTGCGCGGACTGGTCAGGGCCCCGGCGCGGCGGGCTTCGGGCACCGCGGCACAGCAGCCCTCCGCGTTGGCGGAGCGGCTGCGGGAACGCCCCGAGTCCGAGCGGCCGCGACTGCTGCTCGACGTGGTCCGTGACGAGGTGCTCACCGTGCTCGGTCACACGGAGTCCGGCGCGCCGGACATGACGCGCCCCTTCCGTGACCTCGGCTTCGACTCGCTGGGCGCCGTCGAACTGCGCAACCGCCTCGGCGCGCGCACCGGGCTGAAGCTGCCCACCACCGTGGTCTTCGACCATCCCAGCCCGGCGGCGCTCGCCGACTACCTGCTGGCCGAACTGCTGGGCGTGGCACCGGAGTCGGTGGAGCGGCAGACGGCCGTGGCCGCGACCGGCGACCCCATCGCGATCGTGTCGATGGCCTGCCGTTTCCCCGGCGGCGTGTCCTCCCCCGAGGACCTGTGGCAGGTGCTCGAGGAGGGCCGTGACGTGCTGTCGCCCTTCCCCGACAACCGGGGCTGGGACCTTGAGCGCCTGTACGACGACGATCCGGACCGGGCGGGCACCAGCTACGCCCGCACGGGCGGATTCCTGCACGACGCCGACCGCTTCGACGCCGCGTTCTTCGGCATTTCCCCGCGTGAGGCGCTGGGCATGGACCCGCAGCAGCGGCTCGTGCTGGAGTCCGGATGGGAGCTGTTCGAACGTGCGGGCATCGACCCCGCGGCCCAGCGCGGCACCCGGTGCGGGGTGTTCATGGGCACCAACGGCCAGGATTACGGCACCGGGACCGACACCGGCGCGCTGGACGCCGAGGGCTATCTGCTCACCGGCACCGCGGCGAGCGTGCTGTCCGGGCGGCTGTCCTACACCCTGGGTTTCGAGGGACCCGCGGTCACCGTGGACACGGCCTGCTCCTCCGCGCTGGTCGCCCTGGACGCGGCGGCGAAGGCACTGCGCGCCCGGGAGTGCTCGCTCGCGGTGGCAGGCGGCGTCACCGTCATGTCCACCCCGAACGCCTTCGTCGAGTTCTCCCGGCAGCGCGGACTGGCCCCCGACGGGCGCTGCAAGGCCTTCGCCGCGGCGGCGGACGGCACCGGATGGTCCGAGGGAATCGGCCTTCTGCTGCTGGAACGCCTCTCCGACGCCCGGAAGAACGGCCACCAGGTGCTGGCCGTGGTCCGCGGTGCGGCCGTCAACCAGGACGGTGCCTCCAACGGTCTGACCGCGCCGAACGGGACCGCCCAGCAGCGCGTCATCCGGCAGGCGCTCGCCGACGCCCGGCTGGCCCCCTCCGAGGTGGACGTGGTCGAGGCACACGGCACCGGCACGGCGCTGGGCGATCCGATCGAGGCCGGCGCACTGCTCGCCACCTACGGCCAGGACCGCGAACAGCCCCTGCTGCTGGGCTCGGTGAAGTCCAACCTGGGCCACACCCAGGCCGCCGCGGGCGCCGCCGGGGTGATCAAGGCGGTGCTGGCGATGCGGCACGGCGTCGTCCCCGGGACGCTGAACGTCGATGAGCCCACCCCGCATGTGGACTGGTCGGCGGGCGGGGTGTCCCTGGTGACCGAGCCGACGCCGTGGCCGTCGGCCGACCGGCCCCGCCGGGTCGGAGTCTCCTCGTTCGGCATCAGCGGCACCAACGCCCACACCATCCTCGAACAGGCCCCCGCCGAGCCCGTGCCCCCGACGACGCCTCCCACGGTGTCCACCCCGGTGGTCCCGTGGGTGCTCTCGGCCCGCGGCGCGGCGTCCTTGCGGGCGCAGGCCGCCCGCCTGCACTCCTGGCTGACGGACCGCCCGGACCAGGACCACGGCCCGGCCGATGTCGCCTGGTCACTGGCGACCGGCCGATCGCTGATGGGACACCGTGCGGTGCTGGTCGGCGGCAGCCGCGAGGACCTGCTGGCCGAACTGGGCCACCTCGCCGGCGGCGAGCTCACCGACGGCGTCGGTCAGGCCCGGCCACAGCGGCTCGCCATGGTGTTCTCCGGGCAGGGCAGCCAGCGGCCGGGTATGGGACGTGGGCTGTACCGCGCGTTCCCGCGGTACGCGGCGGCGTTCGACGCGGTGTGTGCCGAGTTCGACCGGCACCTCGCACTGCCGCTGCGCCACGTGGTCCTCGGCGCCGACGACGAGGCACTGAACGACGAGGTGCTCGACGACGAGGTGCTCGACCGCACCGAGTACACGCAACCGGCCCTGTTCGCCATGGAAACCGCCCTGTTCCGGCTGATGGAGCACTGGGGAGTCGCTCCCGATCTGCTCCTGGGGCATTCGATCGGCGAGCTGACCGCGGCGCACGTCGCAGGTGTCCTGTCGCTGCCCGATGCCTGCGCGCTGGTCGCCGCGCGGGGCCGGCTGATGCAGGCCCAGCCCGCGATCGGGGCGATGGCCGCGATCGAAGCCTCCGAGGAGGAGATCCGGGCCGACCTCGGCACCGGCGTGGAACTCGCCGCCGTCAACGGGCCGTCCGCCGTGGTGATCTCCGGGGACGCCGACGAGGTCGACCGTGTCCGCGAGCACTGGCGCTCGGCCGGACGCAGGACCAGCAGGCTGCAGGTCAGCCACGCCTTTCACTCCGCGCACCTGGACGGCATGCTGGACGAGTTCCGCACCGTCGCCGAGAGCGTCCGCTACCGGGCGCCGGCCGTTCCCGTGGTGTCGAACCTGACCGGCACGGTCGCGAGCGACGAGGAACTGTGCTCCCCGGAGTACTGGGTGCGGCACGCGCGTGGTTGTGTCCGTTTCGCCGACGGGGTGCGCGCGGCCGAGGCCGACGGCGTCACCGCGATCCTGGAACTCGGACCCGACAGCGTCGCCGCCGGCATGGCCGAGGACAGCCTGTCCGATCCCGCCTCGACACTCGTCGTGCCCGCGCTGCGCCGTCACCGCGGTGAGGTGTCCGCGCTGACCGGAGCGCTCGCCGACCTCTCCGTGCGGGGTGTCGCCGTCTCGTGGTCCTCGGTCCTGGCCGGTCGCGGAGGCAGGCGCGTCGACCTGCCGACCTATGCCTTCCAGCGAGAGCGCTACTGGCCGGCGCGCGACGCCGTGAGGAAGCCTGCCGACGCCGCGACAACGGAGTACACCACGGATGTCGTGGAGCCACATGATGGCCAATCAGATGACGTTCCGCAGCCCTCGCTCACCGAGCGGCTGGCGCCCCTGACCCGGCCCGAACGGGTCGGCCTGCTGCTGACGGTCGTCCGCCAGGACATCGCGAAGGTGCTCGGCCACCGCACCGTCGCCGAGGTGGAGCCCACGGTGTCGTTCGCCGAGATGGGCATGGACTCGCTGGCCGCCGTCCGCCTGCGGAACGTGCTGGCCAGGCGCACCAGTACCGAACTGCCCACCGCCATGATGTTCGACCATCCCAGTGCGGAGGCGCTGGCGGAGTACCTGGCCACCGTTGTCCTGCCCGATGACCGGCAGCAGGTCGACGCCGTCTTCCGCCGGCTCGACGACGTGGAGTCGGCACTGCCCGCCGTACGGGCCGACCGTGCGGCGCGCTCCCGGCTGGCCGCCCGGCTGCGGAGCCTCAGCAGTCGCCTCGACGACTCCGGTGAGCTGGACGAGGTGGACGGCGTCCCCGACGACGAGCTGTTCCGGCTGATCGACGAGGAGCTGGAGCTGTGA